A stretch of DNA from Thiomicrospira sp. XS5:
TTGTTGGTGTTGATCATCATCGGTTTGAACCTCGGAGCGATCACGATCCGTAATAAGCTGAGAGAGAAGTACAAGGCTCTGGATAATTAATGACCAGGCCTGGTGGATTATTGCAATAGAATTTTAGAATAGGAATGTTGTTATGACTGAACAGAATATGAATATTTCGATTGATCGTGATCATCGTGGTATGCACTTGGACAACGAAAAAATGGCGATTGAGGTCAAGGACTGGAACCTGTTTTACGGTTCCAAACAAGCCTTACAGAACATCAATATGAAACTGCCGCAAAACCGTGTGACGGCCTTTATCGGACCGTCCGGTTGCGGGAAGTCCACCTTGTTGCGTTGCTTTAACCGCATGAACGATTTGATTGACATCGTGCGCGTGGAAGGCGAAATGCTGCTGCACGGCGATGACATGTACAGCAAGCACATGGATGTGGCGGCGCTGCGTCGTCGTGTGGGCATGGTGTTCCAGAAGCCGAACCCTTTCCCGAAATCGATTTATGAAAACGTCTGTTACGGTTTGCGCCTGCAAGGCATCAGCGATAAAAACGTGTTGGATGAAACGGTGGAATGGGCCTTGAAAGGTGCCGGGCTTTGGGAAGAAGTCAAAGATCGTTTGGATGAGAATGCTTTGGGCATGTCCGGTGGGCAGCAACAACGTTTGTGTATCGCGCGCGCCATCGCCATCAAGCCGGAAGTTTTATTGTTGGACGAACCGACATCAGCACTGGACCCGATTTCCACCTTGGCCATCGAAGAGCTGATTTTCGAGCTGAAAAAGGACTTCACGATTTTGATCGTCACGCACAACATGCAGCAGGCGGCCCGTGTGTCCGATTACACCGCATTCATGTACATGGGAGACTTGATCGAATACACCGATACCGACTCTCTGTTCACGAATCCGCAAGTCAAACGCACCGAAGATTACATTTCCGGTCGTTACGGTTAAGTTGAGAGCTTTACACGAGATGGGTACACGGCTAAAAATAGCTAAAATCTTCCTGAATGTCGTTGAAAAACTCGTTAATAGCTGGCTATTAACTTCGTTTTCCGCCTAATTCAGAAAAATTTTATCTCATTTTTTCCTCGCGTCCCACTCGTGCAAAGCTCTCAATGTTGAGTATTGAGTTATAGTTATAAGAACACAGTCAGGAGAGTCATCACATGGAAAAACAAGAATTCAGCTCACACATTTCGGAAATGCTGAACCGTAATCTGGAAGATTTGTTCAACCACATTTTGGAAATGGGCGGCATGGTTGAGCGCCAGTTTGAGTCGGCTTTGGTTGCCTTGGGCAGCGGCGACACCGAAAAAGCGGTGGAGATTATCGCCTTCGACAAAGCGATTAATAAAGCGGAAATGGAAATTGACCGTTTGTGCGCGAAAGTGTTGGCGCGCCAGCAACCGACGGCTTCCGACCTGCGTTTGATTATTGCCGCGATTCGCATCGCCATCGACTTGGAACGAATGGGCGACGAAATCGTGAAAATCGCGAAAATGGTCATCGTTTTCGGAAAAGAACATGAAGTGAAGTGTGCGGAGCTGCCGGGCTATGTTGAGTTGATGGATATTTCCACGCGCTCCAACGTTATGTTGAAAACTGCTTTGGATTCGTTTGCTCGTGTGTCCACCGAAGGGGCGGGTAAAATCATTCAGGAAGAAGAGTTGATCGACGACATTTTTGCCAAAGCCATGGTGGATTTGAAAATCTCTCTGAAAGAGATGCCGGATCAAGTAGAATGTCTGATGGAAATGATTATCGCATTGCGCGCCTCCGAGCGTGTATCGGATCATGCCAGAAACATTGTGGAAAGCATCATCTACCTGGTTCAAGGGATGGATATGCGTAACCTAGACAGCGATCGCTTGAACGAGTTCTTGAGCGAGCTGGAATCTTAACGGGAAAGATTTATGACAGAGCAATGCATTTTAGTGGTCGAAGATGAAGCCGCGATTCGCGACATGTTGAATTTCACCTTAACAGCGGCGAATTACAAAGTCATCGAAGCCCCGAATGCAGAGCAAGGCTGGAAGATGTTATTGGAACACCAGCCGGACTGCGTATTGCTGGATTGGATGTTGCCGGGCGTTTCCGGCGTCTCCTTGGCCCAGCGCATTCGTCAAAACGACCAGACCGCCAGTACGCCAATTCTCATGCTGACGGCGCGCGGGGAAGAAAATGACCAGGTACAGGGCTTTGAAGCCGGTGCCGACGATTATGTGGTTAAACCCTTTTCGCCGCGTGCGTTGGTGGCGCGCGTCAAAGCGTTACTGCGTCGTCAGTCGCCTGAAAAGAATGCTTTGGATGTGGTTCGAACCGGTGATTTGAAGCTGGATTTGTCGAGTTACCGTTTTACAGTCAATGACCAAGAAGTTAAACTTGGGCCAACAGAGTTCAAGTTAATGCACTTCTTTATGACGCACTCCAACCGAGTCTATACACGGGTTCAGTTATTGGACCATGTTTGGGGGGAGAATGTCGTGGTCGAGGAAAGAACCGTCGATGTTCACATTCGACGTCTTAGAAAACTATTGGAGCCCGTCGGGGCGTCCGATACGATTCAAACCGTGAGAGGTGCTGGCTATCGTTTCTCTGTTGAATAAGAGGAAAACGATTCAGTGTCAAAAGGAATTTCGCGGGAGCTCACCTGGGTCATCACCAGTGTTTGGCTCGCCCTGTTCATCGCATGGGTGACCGATTGGTGGATGGCCACCTTTGTCGGTTATGTGTTGTTCTACATTGCCCGCCAGCTTTACAGTATCCACCGTTTTGAACTTTGGATGAAAGGCACGCCCAATGTGTCTTATCCGCCCGGCTCCGGTTTGTGGGGGGAGTTGGGGTATTTGGTGTCGCGGAAACAGCGTTCACTGGAAAAGCACGCCGACTTACAGTTTTACAAATCCGAACAATTTCTCGCGGCCTCCATGACGGTGCCGGACGCCATTATTTCGCTTAACGAAGCCAATCAAATCGAGTGGTTTAATAACTCCGCCAAAAAACTGTTTAAGCTGAAACACAGCGATACACACCGTAAAATCGAAAACCTGTTACGCCACCCGGATTTCATTCAGTACCTCAAGTCGGGGCGTTATGAAAAATCGGTGATTTTATCCTCGCTGAACGGCATTCAACGGGTGTTCAGTTTGAAATTGTTTCCGTATTTTCAGGCGCATAAACTGCTCATTGTGAAAGACATTCACGAGCTTTACAACCTGGCGCAAATTCGCCGTGATTTCATTGCCAACGCCTCGCATGAACTGCGCACGCCTTTAACCGTTTTAAACGGTTATATCGAAGTGATGATGGATGGTCAGGAACCGGATTCGATTTGGGTGAAACCGCTGGAACAAATGCATAATCAGTCGGAGCGCATGCAATCCATTATCAATGATCTGTTGACATTATCGGCGATGGAATCGGAAACGCTGGTCGGTAAGGAGAAAACCGTTCCGATTGCTCCCATCCTCAAAAAAATGGAACAGGACGCCACTCAGATGAGCCAAGGAAAACACAGTTTTAGGTTTGAGTTGGACGAGAGTCTGGCGTTGAAAGGTTACGAAGAACCGCTGAAGAGTGTGTTGATGAACCTGATTTCCAATGCCATTCGTTATACGCCGGACGGCGGGCAGATCACCGTACGCTGGTACGAAGACGCAAAAGGGCCGCACTTTCAGGTGGAGGATACGGGCATCGGCATTTCACAGGAACACATCAGTCGCTTGACCGAACGTTTTTATCGGGTGGACACGGCCCGTTCACGCGACACCGGCGGCACCGGCTTAGGCTTAGCCATCGTCAAACACATTTTAGAACGCCATGAAGCCAAGCTGGTGATTAAAAGTCAGCTGGGTAAAGGGTCAAGCTTCCGATGTGATTTCCCGCGCAGCAAGGCGGTGCATTAATCGGCAACGTCAATTGGGAGTGATGAATTTGAATCGCAGAAATGTCCAGGCCTGGCAAAAATAATAATCACCAGGCCTGGTTGAAATGAGTATTCATGTGACGGGCCGAACAGGCCCGGTTATCGCAGCTTGATTATGGCAACATCATGCCGCGGATGGTGAAATAAATCATCGCGGCGAGAATGCCGGAAACCGGGACGGTGATGACCCAAGCGGCAACGATTTTCAAGAACGCTGAACGCTTGACCAGTTCTTTCTGATACACCTTATTCAAGGATTTACGTTCTTTCTTGGTTAACTCCACTTCCGCTTTATGCTGCTTCAGTTCCGCCAGCATGGTTTTCTTTTCCTGAAGACTGGCTTTTCCGAAACGGTCGATGTACTGTTCGATTTCCGCCTGATTGGCGCCTTCGTGGTGGTCACGAATTTGTTGCAGGGTTTTGGCGTAGTTGCGCTTTAAGTATTCGCGTAAGAAACCAACGCCGAAAATCCCGCCGACCGCAATGTGAGTGGAGCTGACCGGCAAGCCCAACTGAGACGCAATGATAACGGTAATCGCCGCGGCCATCGCAATCGAGAAGGCGCGCATTTGGTCCAGTTCCGTGATTTCGGAACCGACGGTTTTAATCAGTTTCGGGCCGAACAATAGCAAGCCCAAACTGATGCCGATGGCCCCGATCAACATAACCCACAGCGGAATTTCCGCTTTGGTGGAGACCTGGTGGCTTTGTACCGCATCGTTAATGGCCGCCAAAGGCCCGACGGCGTTGGCGACGTCATTGGCACCGTGTGCGAAGCTCAAGAGTGCGGCGGCGAAAATTAATGGAATGGTAAAGAGGGCGTTGACGCTGGCTTTATTGCTTTTCAAGCCAATCGCCTGGCGGGCAATCATCGGACGGACGCTTAAATACACCATGAAGGCGATGACCAGACCGACCAGTGACGCGGTCAAAAAGTCCGCGTGCCAGATTTTTTTGAGCCCTTTCAGAATCAAGTAAGTCGAGAAAGCCCAGGCCATGACGGAAATCAGAATCGGGACGGTCTTTTTCGCGGCGGACAGCATATCATCCTGATAAGTGATGCTACGTTTGATCCAAAGCAGGAACATGGCCGCGATTAAACCGCCAATGACCGGCGATATAACCCAACTGGCGGCAATGGCCCCCATTTTGTCCCAGTTGGCGATTTCCCAACCGGTGGCAGCGATGCCGGCCCCGAGGACGCCGCCCACAATGGAGTGGGTGGTGGACACCGGCGCGCCCATGGCCGTGGCCAGATTCAGCCAGATGGCGCCGGACAGGAGAGCGGCAATCATTAACCAGACAAAGGTGTCGCCGTTTTCAATCAGGTCGGGATCGATAATGCCTTTTTTAATGGTGCTGATGACGTCGCCACCGGCAATTAAGGCGCCGGCGGATTCGAAGACCGCCGCGATAATAATGGCACCGGTTAAAGTCAAGGCTTTGGAGCCGACAGCGGGACCGACATTGTTGGCCACGTCATTGGCGCCGATGTTCATCGCCATGTAGCCACCGATCATGGCGGCAATGACCAATTCAACACTGACCGTTCCGGTACCGAGTTGCAAATTGGCGGAGAAAAGCATGATGAGGATAATGAAGAGCAGGGCCGATCCGAAGCGGAACATCTCCTTTCGGCTTTTGCTAGTGGCGTCTTCTATGTCATTAATGTCCCGAAATTCCATGGAATGTCTCTCTGTTTCACTGTTTGATTTTGAGCGATTCTGACAAGCGGGAATTGTATAAAAAATTACGTGAGGATTGGGATAATGTGACAAATATATTGCAATATATTTGATATATGTTGAGTTTTCAGGCTTGTCAGGCCGGTTTGAAGTATGTCATATAACTGTCATTTTTGTTTCATTTGGATGTTACGCCAGGCCTTCATAATTCTTCCTGTCTATAAAGATAAATACTTTCTATTTTTTAGGAGAAGAAGTAATGAAACGCAATCTACTAATTGCAATGGGTCTTGCGACCGCTGTGGTCTCTAACACTGTTTATGCTGCGGGTGTGGATTCTGCTATTCCAGAATACAAAAAAGTTTCCGGTGTTTCCGGTAACTTGTCTTCTGTTGGTTCTGATACATTGGCGAACTTGATGACACTTTGGGCGGAAGAGTTCAAACGTACTTATCCTAACGTCAATATTCAAATCCAAGCCGCCGGTTCTTCAACGGCTCCTCCAGCGTTGACTGAGTCAACTTCTAACATCGGTCCTATGAGCCGTAAAATGAAGTCTAAAGAAACGGCCATGTTTGAAAAGAAACACGGTTATAAGCCTACTGCAATCGGTGTTGCAATCGATGCGTTAGCGGTTTACGTTAACAAAGATAACCCAATCAAAGGGTTGGCGATTCCACAAGTAGATGCGATCTTCTCTTCAACTCGTAAGTGTGGTGCGAAAAACGATATCACAACTTGGGGTGGTGTTGGCCTAACAGGTGAGTGGAAAGACAAGTCTATCCAACTTTACGGGCGTAACTCTGTTTCCGGTACTTACGGTTACTTCAAAAAGAAAGCACTTTGTAAAGGTGACTACAAGTCTTCTGTGAACGAGCAACCAGGTTCGGCTTCCGTTGTTCAGTCTGTAACGTCTTCTATGAACGGCATCGGTTATTCCGGTATCGGTTATAAAACAGCTGGCGTTAAAGCAGTTCCGCTTTCTAAGAAAAACGACGGTAAATTCGTCGCGGCGACCCCTGAGAACGCTTTGAACGGCACTTATCCTTTGGCACGTGTACTTTACGTTTACGTCAACAAAGCGCCTAACAAGCCACTTGAACCAGTTGTGAAACAATTCTTGAACTTGGTTCTTTCTCAAAAAGGTCAACAAGACGTAGTGAAAGACGGTTACATCCCTCTACCAGCGAACATGGTTGAGAAATACCGTTCAATCATCAACAAATAATTGTTGGTTATCCTTGTCAAAAAGCCCTCTTCGGAGGGCTTTTTTTGTTTGAGACGAAACCACCTTTGCCGGTGGTTTTTTATGTTTGTTTGGTCGACTTTATGCCAATCGCACTAAACCAATTCGATTTCAATGTCCGACAAAGGAATCACGCTGCACGTCAAGATGTAGCCACCGTCAGTTTCATAGACCGGATCCTGAATTTCTTCCACATCACCGGAAACCAAGCGCACTTCACAGGCACCGCAGTTGCCGCCGCGACAGCTGTAGGGCATATCAAACCCGGCTTCGTCCAATGCGTCCAGTAATGAAAACTGGCCGTCAAATTCACATTCTCCTTGTCCTGATACTTTAATTTTCGGCATGGTTTTGACCTTTGTTAAGCGTGTTAAAAGTTTTATTTTAACAATTCAAATCCCATCCTTTGCAGTAAAATAGCGTCAATTTATAAACTTGGTTTATTTGGTTAATCATTTATTTTAATGGAAGGGTGGTTATGACGTGGACAGCGTTTCAGTCTAAATTTCAACACATTCGCGACAACAAAGTGTTCGAGTTGTTTGTCATTTCCGTGATTATCCTCTCGTCGCTTTTAATTGGGGTACGGACCTATGATTTGCCCGATGCGGCGGTTACGCTCCTGTGGGTCATGGATTATGGCGTGACGGTGTTTTTCTTGATTGAAATTCTGATTCGGATGGCGGCGGAAGATCGTTTGAAGGATTTCTTCAAGAAGGGCTGGAATATCTTTGATTTCACCATTGTGGTGGTGAGTTTGATTCCGTTGGACGATTCCGAGTATGCCTTGATTGCGCGGATGCTGCGTTTGTTCCGGGTCATGCGTTTGATTTCGTTTATTCCGGAACTGCGGGTGCTGGTCAGTGCTTTGATTACCGCCTTGCCGCGCATGGGATACGTGGCGTTGTTGATGTTCATTATCTTCTATTTGTATGCCGTTATCGGTAATCTGATGTTTGCCGAGATCAATCCGAAACTGTGGGGCGACTTGGGGATTTCCCTGTTGACCCTGTTCCGGGTCGCCACCTTTGAGGACTGGACGGATGTGATGTACGAAACCATGACGGTGTACAGCTTAAGTTGGATTTATTATCTGACGTTCATTTTCTTCTCGGCGTTCGTCTTCCTGAACATGATGATCGGGATCGTCGTGGAAGTGCTGGACGAAGAACATAAAAAAATGCTGGCCGAGGAAGAGGAGGTCGTGCATCAAAAAGAGCAGGCGTACCAGGATAAGCTGGAAGGCGAAATCGCGGCCTTACACGAAAAATTGGATCGGTTGCTGGCGGAGCGCAGCGAGGTGCGATCTTAAGTCGGTTGACGACTTGTTATAAAATAAATTTATAGTTAGATAAAAGTTGATATGGGACAAGTTTCTATATAAGCTACTTCTTATATATAAAAACGCTAACTAGAACTTATTATCGCTCAATCCGTGTGACGAGGAACACGGTGCGGGCGCTTTGCAGGCTGTTAATGACTTTTATCGTTGACGGTCTGCAACGTTATCTCAATAAGGAGTTAGCCATGAAACCGTTTCAGTTCCAAATCTTACACATCCTCGCGCCGCTGGGTGCAGCCGGGATGACCGCTTCGTTCTTTTTTGTCGTTAACTATATGACCGTCCATCCGGGCAATGCGTTTATCGATTTCAATACGTTACTCGCCCATCATTTCGGTAAAACCGATGCATTGAATCTGTTGATTCAAACTTACATTGGCGGCATTGTTTTGTCCGCTTCCTTGCATTTCTTTTTACTGTTTCGTTGGTTCAGGGGCTTCAACCGCTTTCGACAGAGCGCCGAATACACCGCCTTGAAAGCGACCAATAAGGAAGTTCAGTTAATGGCGATTCCCTTGACCCTCACCATGACCATGAATGTGCTGTTTATTCTCGGTGCTTTGTTTATTCCGGGCTTGTTTGACTCAGTGACCTGGATGGGCATGCAGGCACAACTGATCGACTTTTTGTTTGTCGGCGCCGGGGTGTACTTCATCGCCATGCTGGTCTTGGCGTTGAAAATCTTTTCGGTGTATTGGCTGCGTTTGGTACACGGCCATTTGGACTTCAGTGAAAATGCCAACCTGTCGCAATTAATCGCGATTTTCTCGTTTGCAATGATTGCGGTGGGGTTGGGCGCCTTAGGGTTTTCCAAAGTGCCGTGGATTGCCTTGATCGGCATGAGTTTGTCGTACATTGTGCTGGGGATGACGGCGATTTTGGCGGGTATCAAACTGGTGTTGGGTTTTAAATCCATGTTCAAACAAGGCATCTCGGCCGGAACATCCGTCACGTTGCTGTTGCCGGTGGTGATTATCGGTATGTTTGTGGTGGGCTTATACCGTGCAGATATCGCCAATATGCATGCCTTGCAGTTGGAGCGTAATGTCAATTATCACTTGC
This window harbors:
- the phoU gene encoding phosphate signaling complex protein PhoU; amino-acid sequence: MEKQEFSSHISEMLNRNLEDLFNHILEMGGMVERQFESALVALGSGDTEKAVEIIAFDKAINKAEMEIDRLCAKVLARQQPTASDLRLIIAAIRIAIDLERMGDEIVKIAKMVIVFGKEHEVKCAELPGYVELMDISTRSNVMLKTALDSFARVSTEGAGKIIQEEELIDDIFAKAMVDLKISLKEMPDQVECLMEMIIALRASERVSDHARNIVESIIYLVQGMDMRNLDSDRLNEFLSELES
- a CDS encoding ion transporter, whose protein sequence is MTWTAFQSKFQHIRDNKVFELFVISVIILSSLLIGVRTYDLPDAAVTLLWVMDYGVTVFFLIEILIRMAAEDRLKDFFKKGWNIFDFTIVVVSLIPLDDSEYALIARMLRLFRVMRLISFIPELRVLVSALITALPRMGYVALLMFIIFYLYAVIGNLMFAEINPKLWGDLGISLLTLFRVATFEDWTDVMYETMTVYSLSWIYYLTFIFFSAFVFLNMMIGIVVEVLDEEHKKMLAEEEEVVHQKEQAYQDKLEGEIAALHEKLDRLLAERSEVRS
- the pstB gene encoding phosphate ABC transporter ATP-binding protein PstB, whose product is MTEQNMNISIDRDHRGMHLDNEKMAIEVKDWNLFYGSKQALQNINMKLPQNRVTAFIGPSGCGKSTLLRCFNRMNDLIDIVRVEGEMLLHGDDMYSKHMDVAALRRRVGMVFQKPNPFPKSIYENVCYGLRLQGISDKNVLDETVEWALKGAGLWEEVKDRLDENALGMSGGQQQRLCIARAIAIKPEVLLLDEPTSALDPISTLAIEELIFELKKDFTILIVTHNMQQAARVSDYTAFMYMGDLIEYTDTDSLFTNPQVKRTEDYISGRYG
- a CDS encoding inorganic phosphate transporter, with translation MEFRDINDIEDATSKSRKEMFRFGSALLFIILIMLFSANLQLGTGTVSVELVIAAMIGGYMAMNIGANDVANNVGPAVGSKALTLTGAIIIAAVFESAGALIAGGDVISTIKKGIIDPDLIENGDTFVWLMIAALLSGAIWLNLATAMGAPVSTTHSIVGGVLGAGIAATGWEIANWDKMGAIAASWVISPVIGGLIAAMFLLWIKRSITYQDDMLSAAKKTVPILISVMAWAFSTYLILKGLKKIWHADFLTASLVGLVIAFMVYLSVRPMIARQAIGLKSNKASVNALFTIPLIFAAALLSFAHGANDVANAVGPLAAINDAVQSHQVSTKAEIPLWVMLIGAIGISLGLLLFGPKLIKTVGSEITELDQMRAFSIAMAAAITVIIASQLGLPVSSTHIAVGGIFGVGFLREYLKRNYAKTLQQIRDHHEGANQAEIEQYIDRFGKASLQEKKTMLAELKQHKAEVELTKKERKSLNKVYQKELVKRSAFLKIVAAWVITVPVSGILAAMIYFTIRGMMLP
- the phoR gene encoding phosphate regulon sensor histidine kinase PhoR, yielding MSKGISRELTWVITSVWLALFIAWVTDWWMATFVGYVLFYIARQLYSIHRFELWMKGTPNVSYPPGSGLWGELGYLVSRKQRSLEKHADLQFYKSEQFLAASMTVPDAIISLNEANQIEWFNNSAKKLFKLKHSDTHRKIENLLRHPDFIQYLKSGRYEKSVILSSLNGIQRVFSLKLFPYFQAHKLLIVKDIHELYNLAQIRRDFIANASHELRTPLTVLNGYIEVMMDGQEPDSIWVKPLEQMHNQSERMQSIINDLLTLSAMESETLVGKEKTVPIAPILKKMEQDATQMSQGKHSFRFELDESLALKGYEEPLKSVLMNLISNAIRYTPDGGQITVRWYEDAKGPHFQVEDTGIGISQEHISRLTERFYRVDTARSRDTGGTGLGLAIVKHILERHEAKLVIKSQLGKGSSFRCDFPRSKAVH
- a CDS encoding PstS family phosphate ABC transporter substrate-binding protein, producing the protein MKRNLLIAMGLATAVVSNTVYAAGVDSAIPEYKKVSGVSGNLSSVGSDTLANLMTLWAEEFKRTYPNVNIQIQAAGSSTAPPALTESTSNIGPMSRKMKSKETAMFEKKHGYKPTAIGVAIDALAVYVNKDNPIKGLAIPQVDAIFSSTRKCGAKNDITTWGGVGLTGEWKDKSIQLYGRNSVSGTYGYFKKKALCKGDYKSSVNEQPGSASVVQSVTSSMNGIGYSGIGYKTAGVKAVPLSKKNDGKFVAATPENALNGTYPLARVLYVYVNKAPNKPLEPVVKQFLNLVLSQKGQQDVVKDGYIPLPANMVEKYRSIINK
- a CDS encoding 2Fe-2S iron-sulfur cluster binding domain-containing protein, with amino-acid sequence MPKIKVSGQGECEFDGQFSLLDALDEAGFDMPYSCRGGNCGACEVRLVSGDVEEIQDPVYETDGGYILTCSVIPLSDIEIELV
- the phoB gene encoding phosphate regulon transcriptional regulator PhoB, which produces MTEQCILVVEDEAAIRDMLNFTLTAANYKVIEAPNAEQGWKMLLEHQPDCVLLDWMLPGVSGVSLAQRIRQNDQTASTPILMLTARGEENDQVQGFEAGADDYVVKPFSPRALVARVKALLRRQSPEKNALDVVRTGDLKLDLSSYRFTVNDQEVKLGPTEFKLMHFFMTHSNRVYTRVQLLDHVWGENVVVEERTVDVHIRRLRKLLEPVGASDTIQTVRGAGYRFSVE